In the Brassica napus cultivar Da-Ae chromosome A7, Da-Ae, whole genome shotgun sequence genome, one interval contains:
- the LOC111213908 gene encoding WAT1-related protein At1g25270-like isoform X2, producing MLEEVKAAIAMLVVQFIFAGMFILFKITAHDGTNLRILVAYRLSFATLFMFPLALIFQRKKRPEFTRRLVLLAFLSGLLGAAIPNILYLPGLVRTSATFSTAASILSPVITLVLSLAFRMDTLRLGSNEGRAKLLGTLLGVGGALVFVFYKGVLMVFGCNVSVSLWLLLQAKISKEFGGHCWNISLMNATGSLVCMVVALCSEHNWNQWRLGWNISLLTTVYSGVVVSGLVMPLVAWCIEKKGPLYVTVFSPIRLVIVALVGSFALEETLYLGSLIGAIIMVGGVYLVVWCKMKEKKSVSTTTDHVETNKNIKEVSLGNLSAVNNRDVP from the exons ATGTTGGAAGAAGTGAAGGCTGCAATTGCAATGCTGGTGGTCCAGTTTATTTTCGCAGGAATGTTCATTTTGTTTAAGATAACGGCCCACGATGGTACAAATCTCAGAATCCTAGTGGCTTATCGTCTCTCCTTCGCTACCCTTTTCATGTTTCCCCTCGCCCTCATCTTCCAAAG GAAGAAGCGACCGGAATTTACACGAAGATTGGTCTTATTAGCATTTCTTTCGGGGTTGCTTGG AGCGGCTATACCAAATATTCTCTATTTGCCGGGCCTGGTTCGTACATCAGCTACATTTTCGACTGCAGCCAGTATCCTTAGTCCGGTGATCACTTTGGTATTGTCATTGGCTTTTAG GATGGATACTCTACGGCTGGGATCAAACGAAGGGAGAGCTAAGCTTCTGGGTACACTTCTTGGTGTTGGTGGGGCTCTCGTCTTTGTATTCTATAAAG GGGTTCTTATGGTTTTTGGCTGTAACGTTTCGGTCTCTCTTTGGTTACTATTGCAG GCAAAAATAAGCAAGGAATTTGGAGGACATTGTTGGAACATAAGTCTGATGAATGCGACGGGAAGCTTGGTGTGTATGGTTGTTGCTCTCTGTTCGGAACATAACTGGAATCAATGGCGATTAGGGTGGAACATTAGTCTGCTTACTACGGTTTATTCG GGAGTCGTTGTTTCAGGGCTAGTCATGCCTCTTGTTGCTTGGTGCATTGAAAAAAAGGGACCGTTATATGTTACGGTGTTTAGCCCTATAAGGCTGGTGATCGTTGCCCTAGTCGGATCATTTGCGTTAGAGGAAACGCTTTATTTGGGAAG TTTAATTGGTGCAATAATAATGGTGGGAGGAGTATACCTAGTGGTGTGGTGTAAAATGAAGGAAAAGAAGAGTGTCTCTACGACAACGGACCACGTTGAGACAAATAAGAATATCAAAGAAGTGAGCCTTGGAAATCTCTCAGCAGTAAATAACAGAGATGTCCCGTGA
- the LOC111213908 gene encoding WAT1-related protein At1g25270-like isoform X3, whose protein sequence is MLEEVKAAIAMLVVQFIFAGMFILFKITAHDGTNLRILVAYRLSFATLFMFPLALIFQRKKRPEFTRRLVLLAFLSGLLGAAIPNILYLPGLVRTSATFSTAASILSPVITLVLSLAFRMDTLRLGSNEGRAKLLGTLLGVGVLMVFGCNVSVSLWLLLQAKISKEFGGHCWNISLMNATGSLVCMVVALCSEHNWNQWRLGWNISLLTTVYSGVVVSGLVMPLVAWCIEKKGPLYVTVFSPIRLVIVALVGSFALEETLYLGSLIGAIIMVGGVYLVVWCKMKEKKSVSTTTDHVETNKNIKEVSLGNLSAVNNRDVP, encoded by the exons ATGTTGGAAGAAGTGAAGGCTGCAATTGCAATGCTGGTGGTCCAGTTTATTTTCGCAGGAATGTTCATTTTGTTTAAGATAACGGCCCACGATGGTACAAATCTCAGAATCCTAGTGGCTTATCGTCTCTCCTTCGCTACCCTTTTCATGTTTCCCCTCGCCCTCATCTTCCAAAG GAAGAAGCGACCGGAATTTACACGAAGATTGGTCTTATTAGCATTTCTTTCGGGGTTGCTTGG AGCGGCTATACCAAATATTCTCTATTTGCCGGGCCTGGTTCGTACATCAGCTACATTTTCGACTGCAGCCAGTATCCTTAGTCCGGTGATCACTTTGGTATTGTCATTGGCTTTTAG GATGGATACTCTACGGCTGGGATCAAACGAAGGGAGAGCTAAGCTTCTGGGTACACTTCTTGGTGTTG GGGTTCTTATGGTTTTTGGCTGTAACGTTTCGGTCTCTCTTTGGTTACTATTGCAG GCAAAAATAAGCAAGGAATTTGGAGGACATTGTTGGAACATAAGTCTGATGAATGCGACGGGAAGCTTGGTGTGTATGGTTGTTGCTCTCTGTTCGGAACATAACTGGAATCAATGGCGATTAGGGTGGAACATTAGTCTGCTTACTACGGTTTATTCG GGAGTCGTTGTTTCAGGGCTAGTCATGCCTCTTGTTGCTTGGTGCATTGAAAAAAAGGGACCGTTATATGTTACGGTGTTTAGCCCTATAAGGCTGGTGATCGTTGCCCTAGTCGGATCATTTGCGTTAGAGGAAACGCTTTATTTGGGAAG TTTAATTGGTGCAATAATAATGGTGGGAGGAGTATACCTAGTGGTGTGGTGTAAAATGAAGGAAAAGAAGAGTGTCTCTACGACAACGGACCACGTTGAGACAAATAAGAATATCAAAGAAGTGAGCCTTGGAAATCTCTCAGCAGTAAATAACAGAGATGTCCCGTGA
- the LOC106416066 gene encoding tubby-like F-box protein 10: MSFRSIVQDLRDGLGSLSRRSFDFRLHHKGKSHGSSFREYSSSLDLSPLIVQTSRWANLPPELLLDVIKRLEESESNWPARKHVVACASVCRSWRAMCQEIVLCPEISGKLTFPVSLKQPGPRDAMIQCFIKRDKSKLTFHLFLCLSPALIVENGKFLLSAKRTRRTTRTEYIISMDAENISRSSNSYLGKLRSNFLGTKFLVYDTQPPPDTSSSSSSALITDRTSRSRFHSRRVSPKVPSGSYNIAQITYELNVLGTRGPRRMHCIMNSIPTSSLEPGGSVPNQPEKLLPPPPRSFDDSFRSNISFSKSSFDHRSVDFSSSRFSEMGVSCEEDQGETSFKPLVLKNKQPRWHEQLQCWCLNFRGRVTVASVKNFQLVAVRQPPPTQVAGSSAPAAPPEQDKVILQFGKVGKDMFTMDYRYPLSAFQAFAICLSSFDTKLACE; encoded by the exons atGTCGTTTAGGAGCATTGTTCAAGATTTGAGAGATGGGCTTGGGAGCTTATCCAGGAGGAGTTTTGATTTCAGGCTTCACCACAAAGGGAAGTCTCATGGCTCTTCCTTCCGTGAGTACTCGTCTTCTCTTGACCTCTCACCTTTGATAGTTCAGACAAGCAGATGGGCTAATCTTCCTCCGGAGCTGCTCTTGGACGTGATCAAAAGACTAGAGGAGAGTGAGAGTAACTGGCCTGCAAGAAAACATGTCGTGGCTTGTGCTTCTGTTTGTCGGTCTTGGAGAGCTATGTGCCAAGAGATCGTCCTGTGTCCTGAAATCTCTGGGAAGCTCACTTTCCCAGTCTCGCTCAAACAG CCAGGACCTCGTGATGCGATGATTCAGTGTTTCATCAAACGAGATAAATCAAAGCTAACCtttcatctttttctttgtttaagTCCTG ctcTAATTGTGGAGAATGGGAAGTTTCTTCTTTCAGCTAAACGAACTCGTAGAACTACTCGGACCGAGTACATTATCTCCATGGATGCTGAAAACATCTCAAGATCTAGTAACTCTTACCTCGGAAAGCTCAG atCAAACTTTCTTGGGACGAAGTTCTTGGTGTACGATACACAACCACCACCAGacacatcatcttcttcttcaagtgCACTTATCACTGACCGAACAAGCAGAAGCAGGTTTCACTCGAGGAGAGTATCCCCCAAAGTTCCAtcaggaagctacaacattgcTCAGATCACATACGAGCTCAACGTGTTGGGCACACGCGGGCCACGGAGAATGCACTGCATCATGAACTCCATCCCAACTTCATCTCTCGAACCGGGAGGCTCGGTTCCTAACCAACCTGAGAAGCTCCTCCCACCACCACCACGCTCCTTTGACGACTCGTTCCGCAGCAACATCTCATTCTCCAAGTCATCATTCGACCACCGCTCCGTAGATTTCAGCAGCTCTAGATTCTCGGAAATGGGAGTGTCCTGCGAGGAAGACCAAGGAGAGACGAGTTTCAAACCGTTGGTTTTGAAGAACAAGCAGCCTAGGTGGCACGAGCAGTTGCAATGCTGGTGTCTGAACTTCCGTGGTCGTGTGACTGTCGCGTCCGTTAAGAACTTCCAGCTCGTGGCCGTGAGACAGCCGCCGCCAACGCAAGTGGCAGGCAGCTCAGCACCTGCGGCTCCTCCAGAGCAAGATAAAGTGATACTCCAGTTTGGTAAAGTGGGGAAGGATATGTTCACAATGGATTATAGGTATCCATTGTCAGCGTTTCAAGCATTTGCTATTTGCTTAAGCAGCTTTGACACGAAGCTCGCTTGTGAATAA
- the LOC111213908 gene encoding WAT1-related protein At1g25270-like isoform X1, which yields MLEEVKAAIAMLVVQFIFAGMFILFKITAHDGTNLRILVAYRLSFATLFMFPLALIFQRKKRPEFTRRLVLLAFLSGLLGAAIPNILYLPGLVRTSATFSTAASILSPVITLVLSLAFRMDTLRLGSNEGRAKLLGTLLGVGGALVFVFYKGFELHIWSTHVDLLKSSGQSSGPATENHHHISISGVLMVFGCNVSVSLWLLLQAKISKEFGGHCWNISLMNATGSLVCMVVALCSEHNWNQWRLGWNISLLTTVYSGVVVSGLVMPLVAWCIEKKGPLYVTVFSPIRLVIVALVGSFALEETLYLGSLIGAIIMVGGVYLVVWCKMKEKKSVSTTTDHVETNKNIKEVSLGNLSAVNNRDVP from the exons ATGTTGGAAGAAGTGAAGGCTGCAATTGCAATGCTGGTGGTCCAGTTTATTTTCGCAGGAATGTTCATTTTGTTTAAGATAACGGCCCACGATGGTACAAATCTCAGAATCCTAGTGGCTTATCGTCTCTCCTTCGCTACCCTTTTCATGTTTCCCCTCGCCCTCATCTTCCAAAG GAAGAAGCGACCGGAATTTACACGAAGATTGGTCTTATTAGCATTTCTTTCGGGGTTGCTTGG AGCGGCTATACCAAATATTCTCTATTTGCCGGGCCTGGTTCGTACATCAGCTACATTTTCGACTGCAGCCAGTATCCTTAGTCCGGTGATCACTTTGGTATTGTCATTGGCTTTTAG GATGGATACTCTACGGCTGGGATCAAACGAAGGGAGAGCTAAGCTTCTGGGTACACTTCTTGGTGTTGGTGGGGCTCTCGTCTTTGTATTCTATAAAGGTTTTGAGCTTCATATTTGGTCAACACACGTTGACTTACTTAAAAGCTCTGGTCAATCCTCTGGCCCTGCCACTGAGAACCACCACCACATCTCAATTTCAGGGGTTCTTATGGTTTTTGGCTGTAACGTTTCGGTCTCTCTTTGGTTACTATTGCAG GCAAAAATAAGCAAGGAATTTGGAGGACATTGTTGGAACATAAGTCTGATGAATGCGACGGGAAGCTTGGTGTGTATGGTTGTTGCTCTCTGTTCGGAACATAACTGGAATCAATGGCGATTAGGGTGGAACATTAGTCTGCTTACTACGGTTTATTCG GGAGTCGTTGTTTCAGGGCTAGTCATGCCTCTTGTTGCTTGGTGCATTGAAAAAAAGGGACCGTTATATGTTACGGTGTTTAGCCCTATAAGGCTGGTGATCGTTGCCCTAGTCGGATCATTTGCGTTAGAGGAAACGCTTTATTTGGGAAG TTTAATTGGTGCAATAATAATGGTGGGAGGAGTATACCTAGTGGTGTGGTGTAAAATGAAGGAAAAGAAGAGTGTCTCTACGACAACGGACCACGTTGAGACAAATAAGAATATCAAAGAAGTGAGCCTTGGAAATCTCTCAGCAGTAAATAACAGAGATGTCCCGTGA